A part of Cannabis sativa cultivar Pink pepper isolate KNU-18-1 chromosome 6, ASM2916894v1, whole genome shotgun sequence genomic DNA contains:
- the LOC115695051 gene encoding uncharacterized protein LOC115695051, translating into MRSMSATCIGPKPKAPITFTTANPTVAFTTPPNYAGRLSHLLALQGFDPLWCPTLLVQYTPNTISALKPYLSPISLDSLSAVAFTSRAGISAFSEAIAALDQPPLSPAGEDFIIAALGKDSELINNEFVAKLCENGGRVKVLVPPIATPRSLVTSLGEGRNRRVLCPVPVVVDLEEPPVVPDFLRDLESAGWVPVRVGAYETRWAGGQCAKVVAERIEKGEMEAIVFTSTAEVEGLLKSLEEFGLDWREVKRKCPTLVAAAHGPVTAAGAKRLGVDIDLIGAKFESFDGVVKALRLRLLGSAH; encoded by the coding sequence ATGAGGTCCATGTCCGCCACTTGTATTGGGCCGAAACCGAAAGCCCCAATTACCTTCACCACCGCCAATCCCACGGTGGCCTTCACCACGCCGCCTAACTACGCCGGCAGACTATCTCACCTCCTCGCCCTCCAAGGCTTCGATCCCCTGTGGTGCCCCACACTCCTCGTACAGTACACCCCCAACACCATCTCCGCACTCAAACCCTATCTCTCCCCCATATCACTCGACTCTCTCTCCGCCGTCGCTTTCACCTCCCGCGCTGGAATCTCCGCCTTCTCGGAAGCTATCGCCGCCCTCGACCAACCTCCTCTATCTCCTGCCGGCGAAGATTTCATCATCGCCGCCCTCGGTAAGGACTCAGAGCTCATCAACAACGAATTCGTTGCTAAGCTATGCGAAAACGGCGGTCGAGTTAAGGTTCTGGTTCCTCCGATCGCGACGCCGAGAAGCCTAGTGACTTCCCTTGGGGAAGGCCGTAACCGAAGAGTTCTCTGTCCGGTTCCAGTGGTTGTGGATCTTGAGGAACCTCCGGTGGTGCCAGACTTCCTCCGGGATCTCGAGTCGGCCGGGTGGGTCCCGGTTCGGGTCGGAGCGTACGAGACGCGGTGGGCGGGTGGGCAGTGCGCGAAGGTAGTGGCGGAGAGGATCGAGAAGGGAGAAATGGAGGCAATTGTGTTTACGAGCACGGCGGAGGTCGAGGGTTTATTGAAGAGCTTGGAGGAGTTTGGTTTGGACTGGAGAGAAGTAAAGAGGAAATGTCCGACATTGGTGGCGGCGGCTCACGGACCTGTCACGGCGGCCGGCGCCAAGAGGCTTGGTGTTGACATTGACTTGATTGGTGCTAAGTTTGAGAGCTTTGATGGTGTTGTTAAAGCTCTTCGCTTGAGATTGCTTGGTTCAGCCCATTAA